The following DNA comes from Pseudomonas sp. Tri1.
CCGATGGAGCAAATCGCAGTCTAGCAGAGGCCCGGCCCGGTCATTTTCGAACCGGCAGAGTGGAGACAGATAGCAAGCGCGCGCAGTGAGCCATGCTGGAAACGAGTGTCGCACTCGCCTTCCATCGACCGGTTATCCCGCAACATCCTGCCAAAATTTCCCCGTCAATTACCCCACCGATGCCTGCCCCCACGACTAACCTTCAAGAGCCGCAGGACGCGGCGCCCTATTCACTCAAGGAACGATTCATGTCGCTTGCCATTGTCCATAGCCGCGCCCAGGTGGGGGTGGAGGCTCCTGCCGTTACCGTTGAAGTTCACCTGGCCAATGGCTTGCCGTCGTTGACGATGGTCGGCTTGCCGGAGGCGGCGGTGAAGGAAAGCAAGGACCGGGTGCGCAGCGCGATCATCAACTCGGGCCTGAGTTTTCCGGCGCGGCGCATCACCTTGAACCTGGCGCCGGCGGATCTACCAAAGGACGGCGGTCGGTTCGACCTGGCCATTGCCTTGGGGATCCTCGCAGCCAGCGTGCAAGTACCGACCCTGATGCTCGACGACGTTGAATGCCTTGGCGAGTTGGCGTTATCCGGCGCCGTGCGACCGGTACGCGGGGTATTGCCGGCAGCGCTGGCGGCGCGCAAGGCCGGGCGTACGCTGGTGGTGCCATGGGCGAATGCCGAGGAAGCCTGCTTGGCGTCGGGGCTGAAGGTGATTGCGGTGAATCATCTGCTCGAAGCCGTGGCTCACTTTAACGGCCACACCCCGGTCAAGACGTTTGTTTCCAACGGGCTGCTTTCAGCCAGCAAGCCCTACCCCGACCTGAATGAAGTACAAGGCCAGGCCGGGGCCAAGCGGGCGTTGCTGATCGCCGCCGCAGGGGCTCACAACCTGTTGCTCAGCGGACCACCGGGCACCGGCAAGACCCTGCTGGCGAGCCGTTTGCCGGGGCTGCTACCGCCGTTGGCGGAAAGTGAGGCCCTGGAGGTCGCAGCCATTCAGTCGGTCGCCAGTTGCGTGCCGTTGAGCCATTGGCCGCAGCGCCCGTTTCGCCAGCCCCACCACTCGGCTTCCGGTCCGGCGCTGGTGGGCGGTGGATCGAAACCGCAACCAGGGGAAATCACCCTCGCCCACCATGGCGTACTGTTCCTGGATGAACTGCCGGAGTTCGACCGTAAGGTGCTGGAAGTCCTGAGGGAACCACTGGAGTCGGGCCACATCGTGGTTTCTCGCGCCCGAGACCGTGTGCGCTTTCCGGCACGCTTTCAATTGGTAGCGGCGATGAATCCCTGTCCCTGTGGATATCTTGGCGAGCCCAGCGGTCGTTGCTCATGTACACCGGACATGGTGCAGCGCTACCGCAATAAACTCTCTGGCCCTCTGCTGGACCGCATCGACCTGCACCTGACCGTCGCCCGGGAGGCCACGGCGTTGAACCCAAGGCACGAACCCGGTGCCGATACCGCCACCGTCGCCGAGCAAGTGGCCCAGGCCCGGGAGCGCCAGCAAAAGCGTCAGGACTGCGCCAACGCTTTCCTGGATCTGCCGGGCTTGCGTCAGCATTGCAAATTATCCGCAATCGATGAAACGTGGCTGGAAACCGCTTGCGAGCGCCTGACCTTATCGCTACGAGCCGCCCACCGCCTGCTCAAGGTCGCCCGTACGTTGGCGGACCTTGAGCGGGTGGATCAAATCAGTCGCGAGCACCTGGCCGAAGCATTGCAGTATCGGCCCGCAACGCCCTGAAGTGCGTCATGGCTTGCTAAGGTCTACCAGCGGCGTATCCCGCACCTCGGTTTTCCGGCCACCCTGGATTTCATCGATGCGCTTGAGAGCCTTGTCCACGGCGCCCTTATCCGCCAACAGACTGTAGTGGATCTTGAATTGCTTCTGCTCTTTCGGCGCGATGGTAGGCACCAGGTTCAGCGGCCGCTGATACCGGCGGTTATAGGAAAAGCTGGTGCCAGGCTCCAGCCCGGTCACGTAGCCCTGGCCTTGGGTATCGGTGTTTTTCCACAGGGAGAATACCGGAAGCGTAGCGGTGTTGAAGCCCACCGACACACCGAGGCTGCCGGCCTTGTTATGCAAGACGGTGAGCGTATCGCCCTTGGAATCGGCGTACGGCACGACGTTATAGACGGTTTCGTCGTAATCCTTGGTGGGCGCGCGGTACGTCTGCCAATCAGGCAAATCGCCCTTGGCCTTATCGTTAAACGGCGAGACCTGCTGCACCGGTGCAGCGAAACGAGCGCCCTGCTCCAGGAAAGGTGTGCTGAAGTTGCTGTGATAGAGCGCCTGGTATTCCTTCGGGTAGTCGCCGTTGTTGGTCAACGTATCGTTGAGTGCGAAAGTCACACTGCCAGGCTCGGTGACCAGTTCGGTCTGCACCGAGAAGTCGACCTTCTTGAAGGCCTGCTCCTTCAACTCGCCCCGAAGGGTGATGGCGTATGGAGGCTTTTCATCGATGTGCAAAGTGACTTTGTTGGCCGGGATGTTGGCTGCGCGACCATGCAGCGTCAGCAATTCACCGTTATCCATACCGGGATGGCCGACCCATTCGTAGCCACAGCGGGTCACCAGCTCATTGAAACCTTCGAGCCAGCCCAATCCGCCACGGCCATTGAGTTCGATGAACGCTGGATTGACCACTTCCTTGACCGGCGAATCCCAGCCCATGCGCACATTGCCGACCGACGCCTGCAGCACATTCATGCCTCGGGTCGGAACCACTGATAACTTCATGGTGCCGTTGTCGATATCGACGATGCTGACGCCCTCTTGCCGGCCACCATGCAGGGTGCGCATCGTCACGGAAAAGGGTTTGTCGGTTTTCACGCCGAGTTGTTGGCTGGTGATTTGCCAGGGTTGAGCCGCTTTATCGGTATCGAGCAGAACATAATCCCAAGCCATGGCATGGGAAGCAGCGCCCAAGGCGCTAAGGGCAACGAGGAGCTTGAGCGAATTCATGGACAGGGCCTTTTATTGGAGTTGTGCGGTTTTTATAGACTTGAAGAAACGTTTCAGCAAGCACAAAAACGGCAACATCTCTGAAAAAAACACAATTGGAGGGAAAGCTTTGTGGGAGAGGGTTGATCGCGAAGGCGGTGGGTCAGTCAGCGGTTGATGTTGGCTGTGCCGCCGTCATCGCGAGCAAGCTCGCTCCCACACCGATTCCCGGCGGGCACCAGAAGTGTGTCACCGCAATTCCCTTGTGGGAGCGAGCCTGCTCGCGATAGCAATAGCTCAGTTGGTGGAGATGCTGACTGTACCGCTGCCATCGCGAGCAAGCTCGCTCCCACGCTGATCCCGGGGGAGCTTGCTCGCGTTGGTTCCATAGGCCTCAGCGGAACCGATCAACCTCTTGGCGCAGGTCTTGGGCCAGTTTTTCCAGTTCCTTGGCGGTGACCGCCAGGTTCGAGACCACCTGGCGCTGTTCGCTGTTGGCCATGGCGATGCTTTGCAGGTTGCTGCTGAGCAGGGTCGCAGTGCTGCTTTGTTCCTGGGTGGCGGTGGTGATGGCGGCGAACTGTTGGCCGGCAGAACGGCTCTGCTCATCGATGCGCGCCAGGGCCGAGGCCACGTTGGCGTTGCGCGAGAGGCCTTCCTGCATCAACAGGTTGCCCTGTTCCATGGTGCTGATGGCGTTGCCGGTTTCCTGCTGGATGCTGTGGATCATGCCGGAAATTTCGTCAGTGGCCTGGCGGGTACGGGATGCCAGGCTGCGCACTTCGTCAGCCACCACGGCGAAACCACGCCCCTGCTCACCGGCACGGGCGGCTTCGATGGCGGCGTTCAAGGCCAGCAGGTTGGTCTGCTCGGCAATCGAAGTGATGACACCGACGATACCGCCGATTTCCTGGGAACGCTGGCCCAAGGTGTTGATCACCGTAGCAGTGCTGTTCAACGCGCTGGCGATTTGCTCCAGGGACGACGAAGCCTCATCCATCGATGTACGACCGATCTGAGTCTGCTGGGCGTTTTCCTGGGCCAAGCGCTGGGTGTTGCCCATGTTATCGGCGATATCCAGCGAGGTAGCGCTGAACTCTTCCACCGCGCCAGCCATGCTGGTGATTTCCCCGGACTGCTGCTCCATCCCTTCGTAAGCCCCGTTGGACAACCCGGACAGGGCCTGGGCCCGGCTGTTGACCTCTTGCGAGGCTTTGCGAATGTGCTCGACCATGGTCGACAGGGCCTGGCTCATCTGGTTGAAAGCGCGAGCCAGTTGGCCGATTTCGTCATGGCTCGACACATTCAGACGCACGCTCAGGTCGCCAGCGCCCAACGCTTCGGCCTGGCGCACCAGGTCTCCCAATGGCGCCAGCTTGCTGCGCAGCAGCCACATGGCCGCACCGACCGCCAGCAACATCGCCAACAGGCTGCCAATGGCCAGTTGCGTACCGACGCTCCAGGTCACGGCACGGATTTCAGCT
Coding sequences within:
- a CDS encoding aldose 1-epimerase family protein: MNSLKLLVALSALGAASHAMAWDYVLLDTDKAAQPWQITSQQLGVKTDKPFSVTMRTLHGGRQEGVSIVDIDNGTMKLSVVPTRGMNVLQASVGNVRMGWDSPVKEVVNPAFIELNGRGGLGWLEGFNELVTRCGYEWVGHPGMDNGELLTLHGRAANIPANKVTLHIDEKPPYAITLRGELKEQAFKKVDFSVQTELVTEPGSVTFALNDTLTNNGDYPKEYQALYHSNFSTPFLEQGARFAAPVQQVSPFNDKAKGDLPDWQTYRAPTKDYDETVYNVVPYADSKGDTLTVLHNKAGSLGVSVGFNTATLPVFSLWKNTDTQGQGYVTGLEPGTSFSYNRRYQRPLNLVPTIAPKEQKQFKIHYSLLADKGAVDKALKRIDEIQGGRKTEVRDTPLVDLSKP
- a CDS encoding methyl-accepting chemotaxis protein — protein: MSQPRARIASQLGLALAVILAVVISGSTVFALRSLDTANLATREEHLASEARLMADQLNTFHETLRESTQRLSGLFEKRFSAGLSVNPDQMVAVAGVQTPSLNLGSQVLNNNFQEVDEFKQTTAGVATVFVRSGDDFIRISTSLSKQDGTRAIGTMLDRAGPAYGPVMSGQSYIGRALLFGRFYMSQYTPVRDSSGKVIAVLYVGFDYTDAQNAQFENLKRFRIGQTGSLALLDEQNKWLVPPAGVQALDQAATTIVGLVKKPGKGAFWSDTAEDFYSVAVPFTGGPWAVVASMPKAEIRAVTWSVGTQLAIGSLLAMLLAVGAAMWLLRSKLAPLGDLVRQAEALGAGDLSVRLNVSSHDEIGQLARAFNQMSQALSTMVEHIRKASQEVNSRAQALSGLSNGAYEGMEQQSGEITSMAGAVEEFSATSLDIADNMGNTQRLAQENAQQTQIGRTSMDEASSSLEQIASALNSTATVINTLGQRSQEIGGIVGVITSIAEQTNLLALNAAIEAARAGEQGRGFAVVADEVRSLASRTRQATDEISGMIHSIQQETGNAISTMEQGNLLMQEGLSRNANVASALARIDEQSRSAGQQFAAITTATQEQSSTATLLSSNLQSIAMANSEQRQVVSNLAVTAKELEKLAQDLRQEVDRFR
- a CDS encoding YifB family Mg chelatase-like AAA ATPase; the protein is MSLAIVHSRAQVGVEAPAVTVEVHLANGLPSLTMVGLPEAAVKESKDRVRSAIINSGLSFPARRITLNLAPADLPKDGGRFDLAIALGILAASVQVPTLMLDDVECLGELALSGAVRPVRGVLPAALAARKAGRTLVVPWANAEEACLASGLKVIAVNHLLEAVAHFNGHTPVKTFVSNGLLSASKPYPDLNEVQGQAGAKRALLIAAAGAHNLLLSGPPGTGKTLLASRLPGLLPPLAESEALEVAAIQSVASCVPLSHWPQRPFRQPHHSASGPALVGGGSKPQPGEITLAHHGVLFLDELPEFDRKVLEVLREPLESGHIVVSRARDRVRFPARFQLVAAMNPCPCGYLGEPSGRCSCTPDMVQRYRNKLSGPLLDRIDLHLTVAREATALNPRHEPGADTATVAEQVAQARERQQKRQDCANAFLDLPGLRQHCKLSAIDETWLETACERLTLSLRAAHRLLKVARTLADLERVDQISREHLAEALQYRPATP